ttttgggccattcctcctgacagagctggtgtaactgagtcaggtttgtaggcctccttgctcgcacacgctttttcagttctgcccacacattttctataggattgaggtcagggctttgtgatggccactccaataccttgactttgttgaccttaagccattttgccacaactttgaagtatgcttggggtcattgtccatttggaagacccatttgcgaccaagctttaacttcctgactgatgtcttgagatgttgcttcaatatatctacataattgtcaatcctcatgatgccatctattttgtgacgtgcaccagtccttcctgcagcaaagtaccccccccaacatgatgctgacaccccagtgcttcacggttgggaaggtgttcttcggcttgcaagcctccccctttttcttccaaacataatgattgtcattttggccaaacagttctatttttgtttcatcagaccagagaacatttctccaaaaagtatgatctttgtccccatgtgcagttgcaaaccgtagtctggcttttttatggcggttttggagcagtggcttcttccttgctgagcggcctttcaggttatgtcgatctcggacttgttttactgtggatttagatacttctgtacctgtttcctccagcatcttcacaaggtcctttgctgttgttctgggattgatttgcacttttcgcaataaagtacattcatctctaggagacagaatgcgtctccttcctgagcggtatggcggctgcgtggtgccatggtgtttatacttgcatactatttattgtttgtaaagatgaacgtggtaccttcaggcatttggaaaatgctcccaaggatgagccagtcatacggaggtctacaattttttttctgaggtcttggctgatttcttttgattttcccatgatggcaagcaaagaggcactgagtttgaaggtaggccttgaaatacatccacaggtacgccttccaattggctcaaatgatgtcaattagaagcttctaaagccatgacatcattttctggaattttccaagctgtttaaaggtacagtcaacttgtgttgtatgtaaacatctgacccactggaattgtgatacagtgaattataagttaaataatctgtctgtaaacaatggttGGAAAAAAGACTTGTGTTATGCAGAAAGTagaagtcctaaccgactttccaaaactatagtttgttaaccagaaatttgtggagtggttgaaaaacaagttttaatgactccaacctaattctatttaaacttccgacttcaactgtatgttggcaaatgagaaatgctcactaacaggaatgtaaacaaatttgtgcacaaaatttgagagaaataagctttttgtgcacattaaacatttctgggatcttttatttcagctcaacatggaaccaacatttcatatttatatttctgttcagtgtagtatTAAATTAATAATACTGACTTCTAGAACATTTGCATGTAAATGCTTGCATGTGAAAGGTGAGTAATTATACTTGAATTATGTTGATATAATGCTATGTTTCTGCGTGTGAGAACATGAGTGTGCAGTGATATTTCTACAACGATAAAATGTTAGTAATTTAGGCCTGGTGGTAGGCTATACGCTATAGGAACATTCACTTAACACACGTAAGCCATTTCAAAGACTTGCTGACACCAAAAACAAGAGAAGCAAAGGGCAACTCTTTACACTTTTTTTTGTGAAATAGTATAACTCTTGAGAGGGTCAGCAACCACAGTCTCTCCTGTGAAATGTAACAGTGGTGCTGAGGTCCTTGGAGAAATCTATTGAACAGTTAGACTGATAACATGACAGCCATTTGGTTGGTTATTCAGTGGTTCAGGATTGGAACTTGAGCACCACTTGGTCAAGACTGTTGTTAAAGCCCAGAGAGACGACCACCGATCGCGTTTGTTTGTTACCGACAATGGAAAGGTTTCCAATATTTGCTCATTTAAAGCAGAGACCGTCCAGAATAATACAGAACTGTGAGAAGGACTTTGTTGCATTGCAGGTCTGTTGAGAAAACAACTCTATTTACTAGTGTAGTTTCAAAATGGCAGACTTCTTAGTATAGGGCCAGGTGCTTTTCGTGACCAAATGACCGGGCCAGTTGATGGGCTTTGTGTTCTATTCCCTTGTATTGACATTCAAAGAAAGTTCATAACAGTTGAAAAGGGTGACGAATGAGAACATCAAGCCTGCGCTAGAGGAAAGACATGTGGTAATGGCCAATGTGTGAATACTGTGCAACAGGTGACTTCACTGTTAGGCTTACAGCCTGTATAGGTTTCCTACAGTACTGTTGGCAGGAAAGAGCAAGTGCTTTCCATAGACAACAGCAGGAGTGGCACCACTTGCAGGTGTGACATTATTCCTCAACAGTGTCGTGAAATCTGGCAGATGATATAGTTATCGCTGGAAAAATGTATGACTGTTGCACATATGGTTTTTCACTTGACGGCGTCTTGTAGCTAATATCTAAAGTTTAAAAAACTAAACTGAAAGAGGTGCTCAAAAGCATGCAGCTGAGACCAGGGTAAAGGGATCCTTTCAgaaaataacagtagcagcaTTATTATCCCTCAGAAGAAAGTCATATCTTTTTCCCAAGGGGCCTATATTTGTAGATCAGGGATTGGACAACTTGAGGGagggggccacaaaaaaaaaactgaactcATCGTGAGGGTCCGCatgggtctgcgtacccacatccatacaaAATAACATTTCAAAAATTGCTGCAATTCTGCACATTTGGCCACAGGGCCTGGAGAAACTGTTGCTGTTTTAAACAAGATTGCAGTAATTCTACACAATTTGGCCACAGGGCCTGGAGAAACTGTTGCTGTTTTAAACAAGATTGCAGTAATTCTACACAATTTGGCCACAGGGCCTGGAGAAACTGTTGCTGTTTTAAAACAAGATTTAAGTAATTCTACACAGTTTGACCACTGGGCAGAGAGAAATATTAGCAGTTTAAcagctcatttcctgcaattctacacattttgccatagggtggataACTGATGATCAATGGGCCCCACCCTGGTCGGTAATTCCACCatgcttactacaagtttagatagctgtccgctagactaatttacaaattgaaaaaaaaattgactgacatgggctaattgagtgactgcagATGCAAAAacaaatttcgaaattgcaccttgtgtattttaTTATTCTAACACTCAACAGTACGTTTTGAATTGGTCTGCAGGCCTACAAAAAGGGGGGCCGCCAGTGACCCATCCCTGCTGTAGATAACACTGTTGTAATAGAGTATGAACAATATTAGAAAGCGTAGGACGGTTGAGTATGTAAGATTAGAAAAGCTTGTACTTATCGTAACATACTATGCTGTCTGGAGACTACTTTTATAATAGAATCCTTAAGAATGATCAGCAGATTGTAAATCTCCAGGTCTGGCACAACACCGCCCTCTGGCGTCAGAGACGCAACATTGCGGGGTATTAAACCGGATCGGCGGGTTACGCATGCGCGGAAGTTCAACGACCTGCACATTTCAAATCTTGGCGGCGGGTAGAAAAATACATCTGACCGAGAAGAAAATACAATAAAACAAAAGGATATAACTCAAACGTGCAAAGATGACGAGCACACTGAAAGGCATTACCCTGAAAGGCAGCGCTGAGCTTGTGGCCGAGTTTTTCTGTAAGTATTTCACCGACTTTTGCTTTATTTTCGCCTGATCAAAAAGGAAAGGCATGCAAACTTGAACATGGCGATGGTTTTCTCTGCGGAAGCTAGCCATCTAACGTTTACAACCATCGCATCCGTATTTTCCATGACGATAAGTATATGTATGTCCTTACATGTGAGTTTGCTATGCTAATATATCCATGCGTGTGTAATTGTGCCCTTTCATGCATTATTGAGACAACAATATTGTTACTAGTTAACTAGCTAACCACCTAACGTTATGTCTGTCCCTGCAGCATTCGGGATCAACAGCATCCTGTACCAGCGAGGACTCTACCCACCGGAGACGTTCTCCCGAGTCGCCCAGTATGACATGAGCCTTCAACTCACCACTGACACCAAGCTGAAGAACTACCTGACCAACGTTGTGTCACAGCTCAAAGGTGCAGTATGAAATAAACTCAGTTGAATGTTATGCACATGCGCAGAACGTTCTAATAAATGGGGGGCAGAGGTCAACACTGACAGACACTTTATAGCAGGACGATCTAACCTTTGCTCCAGTCACTTGTGTGGCTATTAACCCTATGTTATTTCTCACAAGGTCAAATGAGGTGTCATATTTCACAACTTACTGTGTTGATTTTCTCAATTTTGATCAATGTTTTCGTTCCCTCAGAGATGCCATGCTCTGTGTTGCAGAGTGGCTGTTTGACTGACTTGTGTCTCTGTGTTGCAGAGTGGCTGTTTGACTGACTTGTGTCTCTGTGTTGCAGAGTGGCTGTTTGACTGACTTGTGTCTCTGTGTTGCAGAGTGGCTGTTTGACTGACTTGTGTCTCTGTGTTGCAGAGTGGCTGTTTGACTGACTTGTATCTCTGTGTTGCAGAGTGGCTGTTTGACTGCACAGTGCAGAAGCTAGTCCTTGTAATCACATGTCTGGAGACTAGTGAGGTGCTGGAACGTTGGCAGTTTGACATTGAGTGTGACAAGAGTGCCAAGGAGATCAGGTACGGTAGGATACTTCAGCAGCAGTGGTACCTGACCACCACAAACACAcgtggtgtttgtgtgtctcttctGATCACACCTTTGTGTGTCTCTTCTCTCAGCGCTCCCAGGGAGAAGTCCATCAAGTCCATCCAGGATGAGATTCGCTCAGTCATCAGACAGATCACCGCCACTGTCACCTTCCTACCCCTGCTGGAGACTGCctgtgagtagtgtgtgtgtgagaaccagTGTTTCCATTGGCAGTTAAGGGCCTGCTTTTGGCCAATAAAAAAGCAAACACAAAAGCCAACAAATAAGCACATTTCTGGACACTTTGTTGCCAAGCaaatatcctgatgaaaataaaaaacattttataaatcAGTTTTGCCGTGCAGAGAGGTTGGTTCAGGTTGTCTTTCAATCAAATAAGCTCTctactctccctgcctgtctgtctggagcTTGCCTTAGCAACTTGCAACATTCTATCAATTTGTACCTGACCGCAAATTGCGTTCGTGACAGACAGTTGTTTACACGTGTGTTCCGGTATTTTATGACGTTTTGCTAGATTCATCTCCCTAAAAGATAATTTGCAGATGCCATATGTCTCCACCCAGGAGGATTATTTAGATAAAGCAATCTTCCTCAAGTAGTTACCTTTTTTATTTAATAAAAACAAATCAAGCTAGTTAGTTTTACTAGCTACTGTACCAAGGATGGAGGCATCTACAAGTGGGAAAATAAATATTCTGTCCTAAACACTGAAACTAAGGATATTGACAAGCCAGATGGAGGGAGATGTGCAAGAAGCTAATGTTCACTTGGAAGGCTCATTCCTCTCTTCATCAGTGTTTATGGGCACATAAAGGGACTGCATTAACTGGATTTCTATTTTATCTTCTAAAATCTGGTCGGACGTTTGACTGGCAAGAATTTTGCTTAAAAGAAAAGTTCCTAATGCGCCTTGATAACCCCTGAATTTTGACCCCTCTTCCCAGGTGCCTTTGACCTCCTCGTTTACACCGACAAGGACCTAGAGGTGCCCGACAAATGGGAGGAGTCAGGCCCCCAGATCATCGACCAATCGGAGGAGGTTCGTCTGCGTTCCTTCACCACCTCCATCCACAAGGTCAACAGCATGGTGGCCTACAAGAGGGCCGACTCAGCCTAGAGCCTTGACCTCTAACCTGCCGCCCCCTGTACATAGTTATCGCTCAATGCCACATCTTTCCTGCTGAATACAAAAAGGAACGTTGGAGATTGACTACAATCGATCTACAAATCATAATCCATAGTAATTTAGGATCCAATGTGATTTGTAGGTCAGCCAGTCTGCAGTCGCCGACTGCCATCTCAAACGCGCACAATGGCTATGATAAAAAATCTATACTACGCTTACCCTTTCCTACCTCcgcctctcatctctctccctgtatatctaaAGTCCTTCATACTGATTATTCTGTCGTGTCATTTTCTCTGTGTATTGGAGAGGCCTTGTTCTTCCTGGCTCACTGCTTTGATGTAAATATATTGCCTGTCAATGGTCACCGATCTCTTTTGGTCCAATGCATTTACTTCTTTCTGAACTTTACCTTGTGATCTATCCAGTACTGAGCCTCGCTGTTTTAGAAGctagtgttttgtgtgttgtattTTTAAGAAATGATCCTACAATATATAAACGTTTCCATTTGATCATCAAGTCCGTGTTTTACCACTGCGGTGGACCAGACGGTGGCGACGTAACCCGGGTTTCAGTCCCGGGTGGATATCCGCCATCTATCTCTACATGTAAAATGAATGGTTATTTAGACCAGTGTGACGTTATATCCAAAGTTTGCACAGATGACCGAGCAGAAAGAAAAGAAGCAGTATCCTTTTAATGGGATGTACCATTCAACTTGTCTCACAGTGTTCATCagtcaatgggggggggggggcagaagtcTAATCTATTTCTATAGGAGAAACCCTTTCTGAATGTCATCACCTCAGTCTCCACTAACAATCTACTGTGGCTGTTCATAGTCATCTTTATTGGTGCCGTGCCTTCACATGCAACACACAGGTCTATCATTGGTGGAGAAGCAACACATGATCTGTTTTGACCAATCAGACACCAAAGCACAGGGACAAGTATACAGTTACGGAGACTTCTTTAAGTACACAATACAACCACAGGAACCACATACATCTGCAAGGAGAAAAGTGCTTCAGTTCGGACAAGGTTAAGTCCAATTTTAGTTTCACGTGAATGACAGTGATACAGTCCACATGTCTGTACGTGACAACTACTATAGTATATTATGTGTGAATTTAAGAGGTTTGAAAAATGGAAAAAGTCATTTTCTTACAGAAAGGTAGTGAGTGGGTGGTTTAGCAGTCCTGTATTGGAAAGAATATAAAAACGAATGAATCCCCTTTTACATTTTCCATGAGAAAGAGTATTGTTTTGTATGAAATGCAAATGACCTTAAGGTGCAAATATATTTTAGGCTTCGGGGGTCAAGTGCTCCTTTCAACTCTAAAGACGCCCCGGCCTTACACATTAAACATGTTTAAGAAGGGAACATCAGAAAGGGAGCTGGTccattatgggggggggggtcagggagCTGGTCCATTATGAGGGACtatggggggggggtcagggagCTGGTCCATTATAAGggactatgggggggggggggggggtcagggagCTGGTCCATTATGAGGGACtacgggggggggggtcagggagCTGGTCCATTATGAGGGCCTACGGGGTGGGGTCAGGGAGCTGGTCCATTATGAGGgactacgggggggggggggggtcagggagCTGGTCCATTATGAGGGCCTACGGGGTGGGGTCAGGGAGCTGGTCCATTATGAGGGACTACGGGTGGGGTCATCTGtgcatcagaggaggctggtgggaggagctacaggAGGACGGACttgttgtaatggctggaatccCACCAGCCTCTGCTGTACATACAAAACAGGTTATTTTGGAAATGTGAATCACACCTATCATATCACAGGATGGCAGTGGAATCTTCTAGAACACACGTCAAGTCTTTGGCTCTTTTACAATTGACAAAATTGAAAAAATAACACAATGTGTAAAAATATGCGGGTGAATGGATGGTCCAGGAAAGTTGTCACAACAGAGACATGTGTGTTCTCAACATGAAACCTGACCTTACAGTATAGAAAaggaataaatatataaaacaaataaatatgAAATAGGTAAGACGAGTGATTGTTACATAAGATGAACGTTCTCTCAAAACCTTTGTgttgtgagtgtgtggtgtgtgagtttGCGCTGCTATTACTAACAAGCTTATGATTGTGGTGCTTTATGGTGGGTAAAAGTAAGTTGTATCTATACCGTtacattcattccattccagccatcgcAATGAGctaagacctgggttcaaatagtatttctaATCTTTCATTGAGCTGCTTGGTACAACGGAACCAATGCAATAGTCTCAAAAGTACAAATCCTGCCCGACCATCTGGTACTCCAGACGGGCTCAAAATATTTGAGAGATTTCAAATaagatttgaacccaggtctgtcttTTCTCTGGTGGCATATTGATCCCTTGGTGCTCAGTAGGCCGATAGTAGCCACAGGCAcgcgccacacacacaccttcagtgTTCTTCCTCCGACTGTGAGAGATATAATATAGTGACTCCTCCTTCATGTAGCAAGTCGACTTTGTGCacagaaaagaaaagaaagactGGTAATAAATATAGCTTAGTGTTGATGTTGTCTTCTCAGGGTGGTGGAGCGATagtggggatggaggagagacgtTGAACAGGTCTACACAACTCCGTTGAAGAAGGCTTTGTCGCCCTGTTCAGCCAGAATCTTCCAATTCTGTCTGTTCTTCTGGCAGCCCTCGAGTAGTGGGGAACAGGACTCAGACATACTGGCCAGGGTCTGAtgtacagatagacagacagacaaacagagagagcgagcgagagagacagacagacagagagagcgagcgagagagagagacagaccagcgAGAAAGT
This Oncorhynchus clarkii lewisi isolate Uvic-CL-2024 chromosome 21, UVic_Ocla_1.0, whole genome shotgun sequence DNA region includes the following protein-coding sequences:
- the LOC139379477 gene encoding mitotic spindle assembly checkpoint protein MAD2A-like, whose product is MTSTLKGITLKGSAELVAEFFSFGINSILYQRGLYPPETFSRVAQYDMSLQLTTDTKLKNYLTNVVSQLKEWLFDCTVQKLVLVITCLETSEVLERWQFDIECDKSAKEISAPREKSIKSIQDEIRSVIRQITATVTFLPLLETACAFDLLVYTDKDLEVPDKWEESGPQIIDQSEEVRLRSFTTSIHKVNSMVAYKRADSA